The following are encoded together in the Prionailurus viverrinus isolate Anna chromosome B3, UM_Priviv_1.0, whole genome shotgun sequence genome:
- the CIROP gene encoding ciliated left-right organizer metallopeptidase, translating into MLLLLFLGIAASRCLHDETQKSVSLLRPPLSQLAPDFRSASFTHPGSRDPQPLRIRTCYIRDPVSDGAWDTEGAGRRGVPHALVAARQAARRLQGVLAVPPVQGPLLLSRDPAQYCHAVWGDPDTPNYHRCSLLNPGYKGESCLGVKIPDAHLRGYALWPEQGPPQLVQPDGPGVQNTDFLLYVRIAHTSKCHGEPSIIAYAACCQLDSEDRPLAGTIVYCAQHLASPSLSHSDIITATLHELLHALGFSGQLFKKWRDCPSGPGVPENCSTRPQVTRRDEWGQLLLTTPAVSHSLAKHLGVLGASLGVPLEEEGTLSSHWEARLLQGSVMTATFNGARRTRLDPVTLAAFKDSGWYQVNHSAAEELLWGRGSGHEFGLVTTCGSGSSDFFCTGSGLGCHYLHLDKGSCSSDPTLEGCRMYKPLANGSECWKKENGFPPGADNPHGEIYHSQSRCFLANLTSQLLRGDGTRRPSQIPHLKEAELTGRCYLHQCTERGAYNVQVEGSPWASCLPGKAIQIPGYHGLLFCPRGRLCQTNEGTNAVTSPPVSLATKDPLFHLSLQLAGPPGHSVGKETLEELTEAVLQALVSRGHTGRCYFHSPSTTTGLVFTVYMWKSSGCHGPSVGMLHRALTLSLHKKPLEVYYGGASFTTEHIKSLVTLDHNSSMTHLGLSMGLCLTLLILVGALGTMAYHRRAILQVAPAAPHHSPELQETRGPVEGIREV; encoded by the exons atgttgctgctgctgttcctGGGGATTGCTGCAAGCAGATGCCTACACGATGAGACACAGAAGTCTGTGAGCCTACTCAGGCCCCCTCTCTCCCAACTTGCCCCAGACTTCCGTTCTGCTTCCTTCACCCACCCTGGCTCTCGTGATCCTCAGCCCCTGAGAATCCGAACCTGCTATATCAGAGATCCTGTATCAGATGGGGCTTGGGATACTGAGGGAGCCGGAAGGAGAGGAGTACCTCATGCCCTGGTGGCTGCCAGACAGGCCGCTAGGCGACTCCAGGGTGTCCTCGCAG tTCCTCCAGTGCAAGGACCCCTGCTTCTGAGTCGAGACCCTGCACAGTACTGCCATGCTGTCTGGGGAGACCCAGATACCCCAAACTACCACAG GTGCAGCCTCTTGAACCCAGGGTACAAAGGAGAGAGTTGCCTGGGAGTAAAG ATCCCTGATGCCCATCTCCGTGGTTACGCACTGTGGCCAGAGCAGGGTCCCCCACAACTGGTCCAGCCAGATGGGCCTGGGGTCCAAAACACTGATTTTCTCCTATATGTGCGGATTGCCCACACTTCCAAGTGCCATGGAGAG CCTTCTATCATAGCCTATGCTGCCTGCTGCCAGCTGGACTCAGAAGACAGGCCCCTTGCTGGTACCATTGTCTACTGTGCCCAACATCTTgccagccccagcctcagccaTAGTGACATCATCACG GCCACACTACATGAATTGCTCCATGCTCTGGGTTTCTCTGGACAGCTCTTCAAGAAGTGGCGGGATTGCCCCTCAGGACCCGGTG TTCCAGAGAACTGTTCTACAAGGCCACAAGTCACAAGGCGTGATGAGTGGGGACAGCTGCTTCTCACTACCCCAGCTGTTAGCCACAGCCTGGCCAAACACTTGGGAGTGCTGGGGGCTTCACTGGGTGTTCCCTTGGAAGAAGAG GGCACTTTGTCTTCACACTGGGAGGCCCGACTGCTCCAGGGTTCTGTAATGACCGCTACCTTCAATGGTGCCCGGCGCACTCGACTTGATCCCGTCACTCTTGCTGCATTCAAAGATTCAGGCTGGTACCAAGTCAACCACAGTGCTGCAGAGGAGCTGTTGTGGGGCCGGG GATCTGGCCACGAATTTGGCCTGGTGACCACATGTGGGTCTGGCTCCTCAGACTTCTTCTGTACTGGCAG CGGACTGGGCTGCCACTACCTGCACCTGGACAAGGGGAGCTGTTCCTCAGACCCCACGCTGGAAGGCTGCCGCATGTACAAGCCCCTGGCCAATGGG AGTGAATgctggaagaaggaaaatggatTCCCACCTGGGGCAGACAACCCCCACGGGGAAATTTACCATTCCCAGAGTCGTTGCTTCCTTGCCAACCTCACTTCACAACTGCTCCGTGGGGACGGGACCAGGCGTCCCTCTCAGATCCCGCACCTGAAGGAAGCAGAGCTCACTGGCCGCTGCTACTTACATCAATGCACAGAAAGGGGAGCATACAATGTGCAGGTAGAGGGGTCACCCTGGGCCTCATGCCTTCCTGGAAAGGCTATTCAG ATACCTGGGTACCATGGTCTTCTCTTCTGTCCCCGGGGTCGGCTGTGTCAAACAAATGAAGGTACCAATGCTGTTACTTCCCCACCTGTGAGTCTTGCCACCAAAGACCCGTTATTCCATCTGTCTTTACAATTAGCTGGGCCCCCAGGCCACTCTGTGGGGAAAGAAACGCTAGAAGAGCTGACTGAAGCAGTACTACAGGCTCTGGTGAGCAGAGGCCACACTGGCAG GTGCTATTTCCACAGCCCCTCCACTACCACTGGACTGGTGTTCACTGTGTACATGTGGAAGTCCTCTGGCTGCCACGGGCCTTCGGTTGGTATGCTGCACAGGGCCCTGACCCTGAGTCTCCACAAGAAGCCCCTGGAAGTATATTATGGAGGAGCCAGCTTTACCACAGAACACATCAA GTCACTGGTTACCTTGGACCATAATTCCTCCATGACTCATCTAGGGCTGTCCATGGGACTCTGCCTAACACTGCTTATCCTGGTGGGTGCACTGGGAACCATGGCCTATCACAGAAGAGCTATTCTCCAGGTGGCACCAGCTGCCCCTCACCATTCACCAGAGCTCCAAGAAACAAGGGGCCCAGTTGAGGGAATAAGAGAGGTGTGA
- the CB3H14orf119 gene encoding uncharacterized protein C14orf119 homolog, whose protein sequence is MPLESSSSSMPLSFPTPLPSVPDSITNSSPPPMSYITSQEMKCILHWFASWSGPQRERFLQDLVAKAVPGKLQPLLEGLEQLSVSGANRPPCIFECQLRLWDQWFRGWAEQERNEFVRQLEVSEPDFVAKFYQAVAATAGKD, encoded by the coding sequence ATGCCACTGGAATCATCTTCCTCTTCAATGCCACTATCCTTCCCTACTCCCTTACCCTCAGTACCAGACAGTATTACTAACTCTTCCCCACCTCCAATGTCTTACATCACTTCCCAGGAGATGAAGTGTATTCTTCACTGGTTTGCCAGTTGGTCAGGTCCCCAGCGTGAACGTTTCCTACAGGACCTGGTAGCTAAGGCAGTGCCGGGAAAATTACAGCCACTGCTGGAAGGTCTGGAGCAGCTTAGTGTGTCTGGAGCAAACCGACCGCCTTGTATCTTTGAGTGTCAGCTACGTCTTTGGGATCAGTGGTTTCGAGGTTGGGCTGAGCAGGAGCGCAACGAATTTGTCAGGCAGCTGGAGGTCAGTGAGCCAGACTTCGTGGCAAAGTTTTACCAAGCAGTGGCTGCTACAGCTGGTAAAGATTGA